The proteins below come from a single Hemiscyllium ocellatum isolate sHemOce1 chromosome 24, sHemOce1.pat.X.cur, whole genome shotgun sequence genomic window:
- the cryba4 gene encoding beta-crystallin A4 isoform X2, which translates to MMEFGFETVRSMKVESGAWVGYEHAAYQGQQFVLERGQYPRWDSWSGSNSYHIERLTSFRPIACANHRECRMSMFERENFLGRKGELSDDYPSLQAMGWCNNEVGSFRIHSGAWVCYQYPGYRGYQFIMECDRHGGEYKHWREWGSHAQTFQIQSIRRIQQ; encoded by the exons ATGATGGAGTTTGGATTTGAAACTGTGCGGTCCATGAAGGTGGAAAGTGGAGC CTGGGTAGGTTACGAACATGCGGCCTACCAGGGGCAGCAGTTTGTCCTGGAGAGAGGGCAGTACCCACGCTGGGACAGCTGGAGTGGCAGCAACTCCTATCACATCGAGAGACTGACCTCCTTCCGACCTATCGCCTGTGCT AACCACCGTGAATGTCGGATGTCCATGTTTGAGAGGGAGAACTTCCTGGGCAGGAAGGGTGAGCTGTCCGATGACTATCCTTCTCTACAAGCCATGGGCTGGTGCAACAATGAAGTTGGATCCTTCCGAATCCACTCCGGCGC ATGGGTATGCTACCAATATCCAGGTTACCGCGGCTACCAATTCATCATGGAATGTGACCGTCACGGCGGAGAGTACAAACACTGGAGAGAGTGGGGCTCCCACGCGCAGACATTCCAGATTCAGTCCATCCGTAGAATCCAGCAGTAA
- the cryba4 gene encoding beta-crystallin A4 isoform X1, which produces MSHCTKLSSHWKIIVWDEEFFQGRRHEFTAECRNMMEFGFETVRSMKVESGAWVGYEHAAYQGQQFVLERGQYPRWDSWSGSNSYHIERLTSFRPIACANHRECRMSMFERENFLGRKGELSDDYPSLQAMGWCNNEVGSFRIHSGAWVCYQYPGYRGYQFIMECDRHGGEYKHWREWGSHAQTFQIQSIRRIQQ; this is translated from the exons ATGTCTCACTGTACCAAGCTCTCCAGTCACTGGAAG ATCATTGTCTGGGATGAGGAGTTCTTCCAGGGCCGTCGACATGAATTCACGGCGGAATGTCGCAACATGATGGAGTTTGGATTTGAAACTGTGCGGTCCATGAAGGTGGAAAGTGGAGC CTGGGTAGGTTACGAACATGCGGCCTACCAGGGGCAGCAGTTTGTCCTGGAGAGAGGGCAGTACCCACGCTGGGACAGCTGGAGTGGCAGCAACTCCTATCACATCGAGAGACTGACCTCCTTCCGACCTATCGCCTGTGCT AACCACCGTGAATGTCGGATGTCCATGTTTGAGAGGGAGAACTTCCTGGGCAGGAAGGGTGAGCTGTCCGATGACTATCCTTCTCTACAAGCCATGGGCTGGTGCAACAATGAAGTTGGATCCTTCCGAATCCACTCCGGCGC ATGGGTATGCTACCAATATCCAGGTTACCGCGGCTACCAATTCATCATGGAATGTGACCGTCACGGCGGAGAGTACAAACACTGGAGAGAGTGGGGCTCCCACGCGCAGACATTCCAGATTCAGTCCATCCGTAGAATCCAGCAGTAA
- the crybb1 gene encoding beta-crystallin B1: MSQTTKSTTQEKGTPPTGTAPAPGSKSLKTREPAAGNFKIYIYEQENFQGRFMEFSTECMNLCDRNFDRVGSVRVECGPWVAFEQSNFRGEMFILEKGEYPRWDSWSNSYRSDRFMSFRPICMDNQEHKICLFELTEFQGNKMEITEDDIPSLWAYGFCDRVGSVRVPSGTWVGYQYPGYRGYQYLFEMGEYRHWNDWCAQQPQMQSIRRLRDMQWHQKGSFQFTAPK, translated from the exons ATGTCTCAGACTACGAAAAGCACCACTCAGGAAAAGGGCACTCCACCCACTGGTACAGCTCCTGCTCCGGGTTCCAAGAGCTTGAAGACCAGGGAACCTGCAGCGGGCAACTTCAAG ATCTACATCTATGAGCAGGAGAATTTCCAGGGCAGGTTCATGGAATTTTCCACTGAGTGCATGAACCTGTGCGATCGCAACTTCGATCGAGTTGGCAGTGTCCGTGTGGAGTGTGGACC CTGGGTTGCCTTTGAACAATCTAATTTCCGTGGAGAGATGTTCATCTTGGAGAAAGGAGAGTATCCACGCTGGGATTCCTGGTCCAACAGCTACAGGAGTGATCGCTTCATGTCCTTCCGACCAATCTGCATG GATAACCAGGAGCACAAAATCTGCCTGTTTGAACTAACGGAATTCCAAGGAAATAAGATGGAGATCACTGAGGATGACATCCCAAGCCTGTGGGCGTATGGTTTCTGTGACCGTGTGGGCAGTGTGAGAGTTCCCAGCGGCAC TTGGGTTGGTTATCAGTACCCTGGATACAGAGGGTACCAGTACCTGTTTGAGATGGGAGAGTACAGACACTGGAATGACTGGTGTGCCCAGCAGCCCCAGATGCAGTCCATCCGCCGTCTGAGAGACATGCAGTGGCATCAGAAGGGCTCCTTCCAGTTCACCGCCCCCAAGTGA